The Nitrospira tepida genome includes a window with the following:
- a CDS encoding MEKHLA domain-containing protein, whose translation MDTQSTQTPWLEPGLVRWAQWLLDSFRDWTGRELLPREGSAAAQASALFSAPLVVVSHGMEEDPILNYGNQQALNLWEVTWAELTRTPSRLTAEPVNQAERERMLMRAAGQGYIDDYRGIRISRTGRRFLVEGATVWNVHDPQRRRQGQAATFVTWTFLDGGQCAPR comes from the coding sequence ATGGATACACAGTCAACGCAGACCCCTTGGTTAGAGCCCGGCTTGGTCAGGTGGGCGCAATGGTTGCTGGACAGTTTTCGGGACTGGACCGGAAGGGAATTGCTCCCTCGGGAAGGGTCGGCAGCAGCCCAGGCGTCAGCCCTCTTTTCCGCTCCATTGGTCGTCGTCTCACATGGAATGGAAGAGGATCCGATCCTGAATTATGGGAACCAACAAGCCTTGAACCTGTGGGAGGTGACGTGGGCGGAACTTACCCGCACCCCTTCGCGCCTGACGGCGGAACCGGTCAACCAGGCTGAGCGGGAACGGATGCTGATGCGGGCCGCGGGCCAGGGCTATATCGACGATTACCGCGGCATCCGCATCTCGCGGACCGGGCGTCGATTTCTGGTCGAGGGCGCGACCGTGTGGAATGTGCATGATCCACAGAGACGGCGGCAGGGGCAGGCCGCCACGTTTGTGACCTGGACGTTTCTGGATGGGGGTCAGTGCGCTCCGAGATAG